A segment of the Myripristis murdjan chromosome 20, fMyrMur1.1, whole genome shotgun sequence genome:
TATTGGAGTgtttcctgcaggtttttgttatGCACGGGCGAGGAGGCTGTCGAAAAGGCATTTATGTGACATTATGTGACACCTGCATTTCATGTGACATTAAAACCCCCTCGTTGACGTCAATACGAATCAATAAGAGCCTGTTGGAATTGGGGATGCGGCTCCTCAGCCTCTGTGGTATTAATATGAATTTGTTGTGTCTCAGGTGTATGGAGGCTACGTGACTAGCCTGTTGCTCAGCACCGAAGAGTCTCCTGTAAAATGTGGAGCCGTCCTCTCGCCCATCACCGACTTTGAATTATAcggtaaggtgtgtgtgtgttgtctgtgtgtgtgtgtgtgtgcagtgtaatTTTAATGTCCTTTTATTCACATGCAAAAAGCCAGCCTCTGCTGCATGATaataagcaaagaaaaacaacttttcatAACCATTCAGGCACCAAACAGACAGTGCTGTCAGAAAGTAATCAAAAGCCAAAATagggggaggaagacagagcgagcatctgtgtttgtgtgtgtgtttgtgtgtgtgtgtgtgccttgcgAGACCCAGCGAATCTAACACCTCCtagataaatttaaaaaagaccaTTGTACCTCTGTGGCTGGGAGTTGTTTCAGTCATACtatgtgtttgagagagagatatgTGAAAATATGGGCAAGAGAGATAGATGTGCAAGGGCGCCTTATCAGTGTGACCAACTCAAACGTAACGGTGCCAGACAAACAGTGTGCCAACGTTAACCAACCTCACCTCAGCTACCAAAGGaaatgcatctgtgtgtgtgtgtgtgtgtgtgtgtgtgtgtgtgtgtgtgtgtgtgtgtaaaagacgGAAACAGATGGAGCATGAGAAACTGTGCTTTTCCTAGCTGTAGGCGCACCGAGTCAGGAAAGTGTAAATTAAGGCGGAGTTAGGCGTCACGGCGTGACTGATTTCTCCTTCTATTTTATTTCCCTCCGCTTTGCCCGGGGGGGGCGAGAGACACGCCATGACACTGCATAAGTTTGGAATTGCAAATGAAGATCGTCCGCAACAGTATCTAGACAAAAGAATATGTAGATTTGATGAATATATTTGaatgtggaaaagaaaaacaacctggGAAGGAGCCTCGCCGTGTGCGCTCGATCAAAACGGCCAGAGAGGCTGTCAGAAATCATTTACCGGAGCCATGAATCAGTCCAGTTATTGACAAACGGATATATAAAGTTAATGTTTATATCAGtgcaaactttatttatttttttttttttcacctcctctTGCAGCCTCAGCGTTTTCAGAGAGATATCTCGGACTGCCCAAGCCCGATCCGAGGGCATACACAGTAAGCTTTGATTACATCGGCCAccattcccattcaaatcatGGCCGTTAATGACATGTCAAATTGATCTAATTTTGTTGCTGTGCTATAATTAACTCCTCAGATGGCAAATTTAGCACACAGAGCATCCCAGTTTATGGACAAGAAGTTCCTCATCATACATCCAACAGCTGATGGTAGGAGACGTCTTTAACTTTGTAAAATATACaactttttctgtattttcatgaAGAGAACACctgtaattgatttttttttttttttgtctttttttttttccagaaaaggTCCACTTCCAGCACACAGCAAAATTCATTGCCCAGCTTATCAATGAAAGGGCTAACTATACCTTACAGGTAAGTGCTCGTACCATCGTCTCACTGTAATAATAAGTGAACTGACACCCATTTTTTGTGCGTAGCTTCCTTTTTATAGTTCAGTGCTTTTCCAACCTTTGGGAGCGCTTTGATCCCAGTAGGATCCCACATCAGCCGAAGGATTACCCCCGCACAATGCCTCCATTCCATATAATGAGATTATGAGACCTTTTTAGGCGTCCTGCATTAACACTGTGACTAATCCAATTAAGATACAATGCACTGCAGCTGAACATTCATTGTGGCTTATTACTGACCGCTAGATAGCtcacttcccacacacacacacatacatgcatatgcacacagtgTACGGATCATACACGCCCTCATTTTCAAAGAATTACAGTCTAAACCCGGGTTACTCAACAAGGCCTAACCTGGTTCGGGCACATACAAACATCATAACTATCAGAAAATCCAGTTTATTCTCTGATCATGAGAAACTGCTTTAAGATGCATGACTTTCCCCTCAGTAGTAAGCCGCCGGTAAATGGCATGTAAACATCTCGCCCCTTTCACTTTGTTTGTGCCATCTGTGCAGACGGAGATGTGCACGGCATAAAACACGACTCTCCATTATCATTTGGATCACATTTTCTGTCCCCTGTGTTGGAGGATTGGGAGGTCAGAGCTCGCAGACACGTCTTCTGTTACGTTTTAGCAGACGGGCTTTCCGGTTCATGGTCAGGACACACATATATGGGAatgatttgtcattgtttttttttgtttgtttgatactCAGCCGCACGTTGTCAAAGGCGAATGTCAACAGTGAATGTGAACCTTAAAGGAACGTACTGGCCCCATTTTGAGTCACTGGCAGTGGTCGTGATCATATTTGTTTGTCACAAATATCGGTTGCATAAGTGTGTACAGAGTTTGCTCTGGTTGCTCAGAAGGCAAGCTTGCTTTAACTTGGAGAGGCTAAATTGACTTGCCAGGCCCACATACCcatcctacactgcaaaaagtcaaaatcttaccaagagtatttgtcttatttcaagtaaaaatgtcttatttctagtcaaaatatctcattacacttaaaataagacatgatcagctcagaaataacttgtctttagacaattttcacttgtttcaagtgaaaatttacttgaaacaaattctgccaatggaacaagcaaatttttacttgtgacacaagtaaaaattttgcttgttccattgacAGAATTTgattcttgtttcaagctaattttaacttgtttcaagtaaattttcacttgaaacaggtgaaaattgtctaaaaactagttatttctgagctgatcatgtcaataagacatgatcagtgTAATGAGAATCAAAAGctagtgtaatgagatattttgactagaaataagacatttttacttgaaataagacaaatactcttggtaagattttactttttgcagtgtagtctgTCTCTGCTTGATTAATAATCGTTTCCTTTGTTGGCAAGTGTGATTAAGGCgagggttagccaatcagaggcagagcagtGGCGCAGTTTCCCGGCCAGCATACTCTGTAAGCAAGCCCAGTGAAACAATTTACCCCAATTTCCTCCCATTCATgttcagaaaatgtcaaaaaccaCCACATAGCtaattccatcttgtgaataCTTGGCCAACAGTAATTTCAGTAAAGCCACTATAAATTCATTAAAAGGTGCACACTTgaaaggaacttttttttttttttttccccacacacacactcaaactctgTCCAACAGCTCTCCTCAGCTGTGTTGTGAATGGTTGCCCAACCACTCAGTGTTTGGACCGAGCGGAGGTCAACGATTGGCCGACAGTTGCACCGCAGAACGAGGGGACATGTGGCCGGGTTGAACGGCGCTTGCTTTTCAGCTCAGCGTGGGCCTAAACTAGGCGGGCAGCTCCAGCTAGGCCACTTATGCCTCACTGGGGCACTGGCAGCTAACAAGTGAACCCAAAACCCTCTCCCAGCTGTGACTGCAGAACATATTCGGCATTAATGTGTGAATTTGATGAGTGAAAGAGTGATTTCAGCGAACATACAAGTGTCACAGCAGTTTTTCTGAACCTGAAAGAACGAAGGAATCTAAGCTACCAAACTATATTCTATacatatagtccagtaattttaggccaaaattggggtcaacctaggacaaattgcaagagaagcaaactcaactgattttgtatcctcagtttgtcctgagtgaggggaaaaaagtcccaaggaatcccattggtggaaagttttgaaaatcacctatttatgaccacatattaccaaaaaacactgtttttaacacacaggggaaaggggttcaacattttactttcagatatcactataaaaattcacaagttgatgacacacacaaagacaagaaaaaaggtcaattacaagttctttgaattattctgtttacacatgcatatcacacattgtCTGATTTGACATGCACTAATAAGGACCTTATcttaaccttgaattaaaaggttactaggttactatatatatagtaaccttttaattcactgtttaaatgtctcttctggcatttattccttatattccttattagcgcatatcaaatcagataatgtgtgatatgcatgtgtaaacagaataattcaaagaacttgtaattgactttttttcttgtctttgtgtgtgtaatcaactcgtgaatttttatagtgatatctgaaagtaaaattttgaacccctttcccctgtgtgttaaaaacagtgttttttggtaatatgtggtcataaataggttattttcaaaactttccaccaatgggattccttgggactttttttcccctcactcaggacaaactgaggatacaaaatcagttgagtttgcttctcttgcaatttgtcctaggttttttaataaaatgactggactaatactTGTGCAACCAATATCTGTGACAGAAAGGTGCGATCACGACTACGCACATGAGGTCAAACTAGAACCGGTGTGGTCTTGTAATCCGGTCGGGACATGAGCCTCTAAACGTAGTCTTTGTGTCCCAGATCTACCCAGACGAAGGCCACTTCATCCACAGCGAGGCGACACGGCAGCACCTCAGCCAGTCCCTGGTCAACTTCTTCGAGGAATGCTTCAGGCTACCAGACAAAGCGTTCGAGgagagactggaggaggagagcgaagACGAGGGTTAGCCCGCCCGGCTCGGCCTCATCCAGCGCCCCCCACCTCCCGCCCCAACCCAGCCCGACCCGCACCCCCCTCTACCCCCGTGCCCAAGCACAACGCCGGCCTCCAGTTGTCCACACAATATGCAACCTCCTCTGTTCTTGGCCCCTCCACTGTTTTTCGGTTTCACTCGCCCCATCTAGACTTCCCGTGTGTCAGCATGCTGAACCTGAGACTGCCTTTCCAGCAGACAACTGATCCACTCTTTCATCCCTCCTCCACCGCCCCCCCGCTCCCGCCCGTCCGCCCTCAGCTCGAATCAATACGGCCCTCCAGAGAGACAACAAAGACCGATGACctgacatgatgttttttttttggagtacgTCGAAAGGGGTGATGGATTCAACAGGAAGCAGTCTCCTTTTCCGTTCGGATGGACCGGCGCCTCAAaaagcagtggagagagagagagcgtcaACTCTCACACAAACTCTCAAGTCTGTGAGCAGAATGGAAACTTTATAGCACAAACTCCGGGGTTGTACATTCATGGAAAAACAGACGCATGGTGGATAAAACTGGTCGACGCACCCAGTGTTTAGAACAAAGGGGGGGTCCGGGACGGTGTGGAACAGGAAATGTTACTATTTTTAAAGTTGTGAAGAACTTTTCATGTTGGACCGTGGTTGTGTCTGTTGTTCTTCTTACAGTATGTAAaatagcacacaaaaaaaacatccacttgGCTATGACAGATATATTTTCTTTTGGTATTCATGTTTGCCCTGATGCTGGTATCATCTTGTAGcctcatttatgtattttggtGATGTTGACAAAATGTCCCACCTGGCGAAATGTTTGGAAGCAGAAAGAAAAGATGTCACAagtttctttattgtttttttttttgtttgtttgtttgttttttatcgtGAGCCATCATCTCGCTTCGGTTTTATcgtctttcaaaaacaaaatcatcaacTTGTTTTAGTCACTGTGCCTTACTTTGGGAGAAACCCGTCCTGCTCCGGGACTCTCCATGTATGGAAAAACACGgctcattgaaaaaaaaaaaaaaaaaaaaaaaaaagtttgactgTACTGAAACACGAGTTAAAAATAGGTTTTAAACCGCTAGCTTTTGATTCTGAAATTGTGAAAgaagactttttaaaatttctagAGCGAGTGTATGACCATTCTCTGGAAGGATGCCCTCTGAGCTCCGGCTCCTGCCGCTGTGTAACCAATGACATGACACCAAGCCAAAATGTACAGGATCTGCATGCGTCATCGTCTGTAAGATATTCATGAACGGTAACTAAAGACAATTTTTATCCGCAGGGTTAGTACAGAAAGTGCAGTATTTATGTTACTGTAAGTACTGTGTCTCCTACCACTGGCTCACGAGTGCAAACCTTATAGAACATAATAAAGGGACAAGCAAGGAGCATTAGGATCAGAGTTATACCCCCAAATATAATACATTTGTATATAAGGGAAAAATATGCTGTTAGCCTCACAGTCTACTGAAGTGATGCAGATgtcattcaaaatgttaaattctCAAGGCAcatgttgatttttatttttattttatcagttttttttttgttttttttttatttgaatgctcatttgtgttatgtttatgtgcatgttaaGAGGTTTTTTGCGACTCGGCGCTATCTCAGCTCCCACATGGTAAATTTTGACATCTTGAATGTTCCTTACTGGATTGCATAATTACATTTCCAGTAGTATTGTGATTGAGATCCCAGTCTCGTCAGCTTGATGTGTAAATGTTACTCAAATATCATTTTACTCTAAAAAGTATTATCTGAGTGTTATTTGTGCATAAAGCATTTTGGAAGTTACATTTAACTGTTCATTTCTGTTCTCCTGTTGCGGTCCTTGAATTGAGTTGAAAAGTGGACTTTCTAAACGCCAATGGCAGCATTGAACTTTATTGCCAGCGGTTGAGGACTTTTTCAAGATGCTCTTGACTTTGTTATCCAAAGCGTAGAAGGAGACTAATGGCAGATTGTGGCATGAAGGTAAAtgttagaattaaaaaaaaaaaaaaaaaaaaaaaagttattttatcATCGTTCAGTTTTTTTTGGCTGATCTGTTTATTGGTACTTCCTCTTGTTTGTTGTTCACGACTTTAcaatttatgtttgtttaaaattgtGGCTAAACTGAAATAGAGagtaaaatgtcatttattcaattattcatttattcatcatagaggaaaaaaaaaatccttcaaatGTTACCATTTTTACTGTCACTCGGCTCAGGCACACAGACGTAGCACAGCCATGAAGCACGGTTGtgccttttcacatttttcaaaactccTTCACCGCATCAGTGTCATAAAAGCATACTGGTGCATGCACAAGTCCTTCATATTTTCTCAGATTTCCTGTAAACATTCAACATCAGATaatcaaaaaaagaacaaaaaaattaatcagcAACTGAAATGCAGCGTCTCTCCACTCTCTACAGACATCAAAAAAAGTATTCTTGCTCGAAGATAGCTGTCCTTCCAGTGTAAACAGGATTGTGGTTGTAAATCAGCacgtctctctcttcctccgtgCTCGCAAATTTGTGGAAGTTCTTCCTGGCTGCAAGGGGAGACAAACGGGGACAACTTCAGAGATGACAACACTGGATCACGCAACTGCTGACTGAGATCGAGATCAAAACGACGCCGTGTTCAAACCTTCATTGACAAAGAAGTGGGCCATGTAGAAGGCGACCTTCACTGCGGCCGGAGAGTGTGGGATGTACGGCTTCGTCCATTCAAATGGGTTTTTCTCCGGGTGCCACTGGGTGGCGTAGATCGGGTAGTCGTACGCTGCCGAGAGGTCgagacagaggaaacacttACTGTACAACAGGTTATTTTGCTGTAAACCTTTTAAGACATAAGCTGAGGCTAGGTTGTACCTTCCATTGTTGACACAAATTCCACCGCTCCGTCCGAGTTTGTGGAGAGAACTTTGTAGAAGTCCTTCAGTTTTTCGTCGTTGTTATGAGTCtaaaataacacagcaacacagccaGACTGAGGTTTGTTTCTGTGCACATGGAGATGAATCgcatccttctctcctctctgtctgcactcaacaggctctgaaaatgACCCTGGCTTGctcacaagacaaaaaaaaaaagtgttccaACTTTTCTAACAACCTTTCTCTACCGCTACATTAGTATTTTAGAGTCACAGGAATGTGTGTGGCGTCTATCATTCTGATAATGCTCTTCTTACTTTGTCTGGGTAGTCGTGTCGGCGATTAGGCCTGAGAAATCTTTGGAAAACAACATACTGCGATTAATTCACGATTTTAGTAGAACTCTTAATTTTTGcataataattttcattttcactgcagaagACTATAACATTGGTAATGATGTGATTAGGACTGGAATGTGTACCAAACAGACATCTTTTCTCACATCTGTGtaatatgatttgtaggccagggcacgtgtagcaccacaatacttcatttataatcGTATTTTGTCACAAATTTTAACTATCaaacaactgcagctcctgtggtgtggatattgcactttgccatattgcaattgcaataaTATTTTGATCACTTGTTAAGCCCTACAGGTGATTGAAATGTATTCTACTGCTGCACTGATACTAAGCAGCATCGGCTAATTTCGGTGCCAGGTAAATATGCATCTGAAGCTGTTTGAAGTAAATGATGTACCTCCGTTGTCACGCTCCACTTGTGAGAATTTTCCGTCAGTGGCTCAGAGGCCAGAGCTTCCATGAGCTCAACTGGGAAGTCGCTGAACAACCGGCTGCCTTTGGTTTCTGGAAAATGAGCCGTAACAGCTTAGTCAATAATGACATCACATCATTAACAGATATACAGTAATAAATCAagcacaacatggcattttTGGCAAAAATCACATAAAGGCTTCTAAGTGTACCTATTTACAGTATAAATCTGTGTATTTACAAGATGCCATTATAATtatcaaaatatatttacaagACTTAAAGTTAGGTTCACTTCTACATTTTGGCtctgagacttttttttctttttgagctGCCAAAAATGAATGGAACATTTAGACAACTTTATTTGCACTTCAGCGATCATGGTTAGAAGTGCATAAGACTAAGCCGTACCGTTAGTAAAGACCAGAGGCAAAGCCACACCCCTGGTATCGGTGAGTGAGAGAACCCGTTTTCCACTGGTCAGGTAGGCCAGCTGCTCAAATCCAAGGCAGGTGCCCCACACGGGAAAATAGTCACCTTTCTTATTGGCCTGCAAAGTCACATACATGAGACCCTATCATGCAACGTAGTCTTTAAACCAAACGGCAGAGCATGGTTAGTGTGCTGTTACACGCTTGTACCTCAATAGCAAGTTCATAAAAGGTTGTTGCAGCCCTCTGGTAACCTGATGAGTAAATGCTGGCAGCTCCACCTGGGAAAAGTACTCTGTGGAGAAAAGGTGTTAACCAGGAATTAGTGAAGTACACTCTCTTTAGTGATACAAGGAAGTACAGAGTCATCACTGACAAACAAATAACTTCATATCCAAAATGCTCTCTTGCTGCAAAGGATAATATCATTTAAGCATTTCCAGCTCTTTTATAATGTTGTGCTATAAGGAAAAATCCATCACAGGATGTTCTTGTGATTTGTGAAGTGTGAAGCCTTCCAGGACTTATTTTATGACTGCTGTACTTaacttttttattatcattgttgttgttaaaggaTTCAATTTCCCTTAACCTGCTTTGTCCACTTCTACTTGAGTTAATGATTCCTTACATTTCTCAAAAATCACCTTTCACCCCTCAAAATGCAAACATGTACAGCTGCACTGCACTCTGCTCACTATGgatttttgcctggatgattgATGAACGTCAGTGCAAAAGTCCAGAAAGCAGCCgaaaccaaaacctgatgtttgttcatgttttagatcatttatattttttttcccccttgctaTCAAGCTCTGGTGTAGCTGCATTGGAAATATCTAAATGCAATGTCACATCATCGACAGTATGCTTGCTTATCTGtaggaacatgaaaaaaattcagCCAAACACCACAACTGGCCCCAGGGATAGAAAACACACTCCTAGTagctgtttgcattttgtttttttaaaatccctTCAAGAGtaggtgtctttttttccccccttccaAATGTTGTATATCTCATTTTGCAACTAATCTCCTCAAATACAATAATACAGAGGCTCTGGCTGCTAAGCGGTTACCATAGTAACATGTTTACCCATTAATGGAGTTGAAGAGTGTCTTATATTCCTCCACTGTCTTGTTAATCCTGCAGAAATGAAAAGGGGAGCTTATCAAAAGGAGATAAACATGCCTGTGTAATACTGGTGTGTAGGACTGTGTaattatacatatacatatatttaaaaaaaaaaaaaaaaaaaaaaaaaaaaaaaaggtctctaAATAACATTGTGGCATTATCTCTTgcagacatgatttttttttattattattatttctttgatACATAAATACGTTAAGAGTGTGTGAGGCTTACATGATAGGGACAACCCTTGCTCCTGCTGATTCCAGAAACTTCACATAGGAGGCAGCGATGTAAGAGGTGACATTTGGCACGGTTGAGTATTTGCTTACTTCCTGAGCCAGTATACCTTAACGAGAGAAAATATCGACGTTATAAACTTCTGTTTCAACAGTTTCACCAACTCTTTAGACTTGTTGTCACTTGGGGAATAAAATATCACCTCCATGTTCGTATACAGTGAAAATTCAGGTGTTAATGTGCTAATTAACGGTGAGTTACCGGCGGATGTAGCCTATAATTTCGCCGTGAATGCTAAATTCCTTGTGCGTAATGaaaattaatgttatttgttCGACCTTACCAATTATTGGAGCGTCGTTTCTCTCGGCCGACGAGCAAAACGGGACGGAGGAGAGACTTATGCACAAAAGTAAAacgaacatttttttttttccccagaaagtGAAAGTTACACTGTATAAATCACAAGTTCGGCGCCTGACACACTTTGCTACTTTGCTACATCTGCGGCTTTGTTTTATATCCGCCAGGCGTCGCCACGGTGGAGAGCGCACTTCCGGTCAGCGTTTTCCAAAGTAAAAGCATCATTTGCGCAATTCCATGCAACTCAGAAACAACTTAAggattactgatttttttttttttttttctgaattttttttttttgttttgttttgttttttggggggcacgaaatatacaaaaaataataaaaacaaaaataataaataaaacaaaaaaatgaattaataaataaaaatacaaataaaaattatcTAATATGCACTCTGTTTTCTATAAGGTTTAATTATTCTGATGACGGTGTCCTGCCATTTTTTTGGACTACAGTGCActaacatttaattttaatatttttagcaGTTGTTGAGAAACTATAACTGCATGtgccgcaaaaaaaaaaaaaaaaaaaaaaaaaaaaaaaaaaggctgctgttgtgtttttagaCTAAATTGGACGCTGCCCAAGAACAGATGTGTCaaaacaaatactttttttctggtCCGGACTTTATATTTAGTTTGGCTTACTGCCAGTGTGCCATCAGATAACATGTGGCCCCAAGAGCAGGACAAATAGTGAAGTAGCAGGGAAATGAGTTATGAAATGCAAAaagactatttaaaaaaaaaaaaaaaaagagtggccTACTTGGAATACAAATGCCTCCTTACAAAATCATGTGACATCCCACAATCATTTTTAAATGCAgtcatttattcatctatttattaCTGACACATGAACATTTTCTAAAGTGCTTTACCAATACTTTAAAGTGTGTGAATGATCACTATTTAATGCATCTATATATTAATCAGTCAATTATTTAATCAGTTTATGTGAATAATGTTGGCACAAAAAAGCTCTGTAAACCCATAGTTGTCATAACAGAAACTGTTCAgcaaaaaaggcatttttcccCTTCCCTTCATTATATAGATTTTTCCCCCCCCCACCTAACTCCCATTTGTCTAGCTAGTTCCAACTCTAATGTGGGAGTCAACTTTGTGATTCTCGTAAGATTTCACAaaactttaaattattttgatggTTGCAGGTGACAACTATTCAATAATCAATAGGAGTATGGTTTTGTAAGTCACCCTGCTGACCCTGCCTCAGGCCCAGGCCTCACAGCCGGTCTGGTCGGAGACAGTGAGGCGACTCACGTCGAcgccagcagcagccagcctGTCGCGCTGCTGGCTAATGATGTCATCAGTCAGCGTCCGTGTGCGAGCCAGGATCCAGGCGAAGTCGATGTGAAAAAGGCCAAAGTAATTAGAGCAGGAGTAGACGAGAGCATAGGACCGGTAGTCTGTGGAGAGCACCCAGTATGGAGCATCTGGAACGCCTGCgtacagacagagaggggacaAAGACACTGATCATCAGGACAAAGTTAAAATTCAAGAGACATAGTCCAGCAAACATTTGACAGACAGAGATGTGCAGGAGAAGAACAAGTTTTAGTTTTACAAACACTTGTCTGAGACAGAGCTGCTCTAGGGGGCAGAAATACTGGTTTAGTCAGCTGCAACGTGCAAATCAGTTTTGCATTAATAACAGACTCAGGTTCactaaaaaagacaaaagacaggaGGTAAATAATCGTTTGAGGACTTGCTGTGAGGTGAAGTGTGTGTCACCAGACAGCTGAATCTGAACTATGCTGTTTGAATGTAATGTGGACAGTGAAATCTAATGTGGAGTCTCTGTAAGAAAGTGAGCTGTTTGAGCTTGAACAGTTTCTCAGCGCTCAGTCTCATTTTGACAGAGGCCGAGTGCAAACATCAAGGAACAAATTTcacaggtggaaaaaaagtaacggtgaaaaagaaagaagagtcTGCTCAAATTTGCAATTAAAAGTGTTTAACCTTACACAGCaaatttcacttaaaaaaaaaatgaatttccagATTGGGGTTATATGAAGTGCAAACTTGCCAGCTATACTCAAAAACAACTTAAATTTTGAATTCAGCTCCTAAAAAAGCTTTCAGATGACAAATTTCTATGGAGTCTTAAAATCTCTTTCTATGGAGTCAAAACAGtcattttgttaattttaatcatttttcaccttagagtaaaaaaaagtacaatatgCTGTGGTGAAATGCGAAGATTCATTGTTGTGCAAACTTTGCATGCAGAAAAAATTAATCTTAAAACTTaagcttcatttcatttctgacTGTTTCTGGGTGCATCACTTTTGGAATGCATTGGTAATTTGGAAGTGTAAAACCTATGTACAATGGATGGTAAATCAAAACAGCATTTgatcctccctgctcctctttcCAGC
Coding sequences within it:
- the ggh gene encoding gamma-glutamyl hydrolase → MFVLLLCISLSSVPFCSSAERNDAPIIGILAQEVSKYSTVPNVTSYIAASYVKFLESAGARVVPIMINKTVEEYKTLFNSINGVLFPGGAASIYSSGYQRAATTFYELAIEANKKGDYFPVWGTCLGFEQLAYLTSGKRVLSLTDTRGVALPLVFTNETKGSRLFSDFPVELMEALASEPLTENSHKWSVTTETHNNDEKLKDFYKVLSTNSDGAVEFVSTMEAYDYPIYATQWHPEKNPFEWTKPYIPHSPAAVKVAFYMAHFFVNEARKNFHKFASTEEERDVLIYNHNPVYTGRTAIFEQEYFF